A stretch of the Chelonia mydas isolate rCheMyd1 chromosome 5, rCheMyd1.pri.v2, whole genome shotgun sequence genome encodes the following:
- the LOC102944271 gene encoding LOW QUALITY PROTEIN: elongation factor 2-like (The sequence of the model RefSeq protein was modified relative to this genomic sequence to represent the inferred CDS: inserted 1 base in 1 codon; substituted 1 base at 1 genomic stop codon) encodes MVNFTVDQIRAIMDKKSNIRNMSVIAHVDHGKSTLTDSLVSKAGIIASAKAGETRFTDTRKDEQERCITIKSTAISLYYELSDNDLAFIKEYKDGSGFLINLIDSPGHVDFSSEVTAAFRVTDGALVVVDCVSGVCVQTETVLRQAVAERIKPVLMMNKMDRALLELQLEPEELYQTFQRIVESVNVIVSTYGEGETGPMGNIMIDPLICTVGFGSGLHGWAFTLKQFAEMYVAKFDAKGEKAQLPPAEHSKKVKDMMKKLWGEKYFDPATGKFSKSATSPDGKKLPRTFCQLILDPIFKIFDAIMNFNKEETAKLIEKLNIKLDAEDRDKEGKPLLKAVMRHWLPAGDALLQMITMHLPSPVAAQKYCCELLYEGPPDDEAAMGVKNCDPKGPLLMYISKMVPTSDKGRFCAFGRVFSGIVSTGQKVRIMGPNYTPGKKEDLFLKSVQRTILMIGRYVEPIEEVPCGNIVGLVGVDQFLVKXGTITTFEHAHNMRVMKFSVSPVVRVAVEAKNPADLPKLVEGLKRLAKSDPMVQYFMFXCIIEELGEHIIAGAGELHLEICLKDLEEDHACIPIKKSDPVVSYRETVSEESSQMCLSKSANKHNRLYMKARPFPDGLAEDIDKGEVTSRQELKQRAHYLAEKYEWDVSEVHKIWCFGPDGTGPNILVDITRGVQYLNEIKDSVVAGFQWATKEGVLCGENMRGIRFDIHDVTLHADAVHRGGAQILPTVRSVLYASALTAQSRLMEPIYLVEIQCPEQVVGGIYGVLNRKRGHVFDEFQMAGTPMFVVKAYLPVNESFGFTADLRSNTGGLAFPQCIFDHWQILPGDPYDATTRLWQVVAEIRKRKGLKEGIPPLDNFLDKL; translated from the exons ATG GTGAATTTCACTGTAGACCAGATCCGAGCGATCATGGACAAAAAGTCCAATATCAGGAACATGTCTGTGATTGCTCATGTTGATCATGGCAAATCGACACTGACAGACTCTTTGGTATCTAAAGCAGGTATCATTGCTTCAGCCAAAGCTGGTGAAACACGATTCACAGACACGCGGAAAGATGAACAAGAAAGATGTATCACAATCAAGTCTAC GGCAATCTCTCTGTACTATGAACTCTCGGACAATGACTTGGCCTTTATCAAAGAGTACAAAGATGGTTCGGGTTTTCTTATTAATTTAATAGACTCTCCTGGACATGTAGATTTCTCCTCTGAAGTTACAGCAGCTTTTCGTGTCACTGATGGTGCCCTTGTAGTTGTTGACTGTGTTTCAG GGGTGTGTGTTCAAACAGAAACTGTTCTGCGTCAAGCAGTTGCTGAGCGCATCAAGCCAGTACTGATGATGAACAAGATGGATCGTGCTCTGTTGGAGTTACAGCTAGAACCAGAGGAACTTTATCAGACCTTCCAGCGTATTGTGGAAAGTGTCAATGTCATCGTTTCCACCTATGGAGAAGGTGAAACTGGACCGATGGGTAATATTATG ATTGATCCCCTTATTTGTACTGTTGGGTTTGGCTCTGGTTTACATGGCTGGGCATTTACTTTGAAGCAGTTTGCTGAGATGTATGTGGCCAAATTTGATGCCAAAGGTGAAAAAGCACAACTCCCTCCAGCCGAACATTCAAAGAAAGTAAAAGATATGATGAAAAAGCTTTGGGGAGAAAA ATATTTTGATCCAGCAACCGGAAAATTCAGCAAATCAGCCACCAGCCCAGATGGAAAGAAATTGCCACGGACATTCTGCCAGCTCATTCTGGATCCCATCTTTAAG ATCTTTGATGCTATTATGAACTTTAACAAGGAAGAGACAGCCAAGCTGATAGAGAAACTTAACATCAAGCTGGATGCTGAAGATCGAGACAAAGAAGGCAAACCACTTCTGAAG GCTGTGATGCGCCACTGGCTGCCTGCTGGAGATGCCTTGCTTCAGATGATCACCATGCACCTGCCTTCCCCTGTAGCGGCACAGAAATATTGTTGTGAACTTCTGTATGAGGGGCCACCTGACGATGAAGCTGCTATGG GTGTCAAAAACTGTGATCCCAAGGGCCCTCTGTTGATGTACATCTCCAAAATGGTCCCCACATCTGATAAGGGACGTTTCTGTGCCTTTGGAAGAGTCTTCTCTGGTATTGTTTCCACTGGACAGAAAGTTCGAATCATGGGACCAAACTACACACCTGGCAAAAAGGAAGATCTCTTCCTAAAATCTGTTCAAAG AACCATTTTGATGATAGGTCGTTATGTTGAGCCCATTGAGGAGGTACCTTGTGGCAACATTGTTGGTCTAGTTGGTGTTGACCAGTTTTTAGTGA AGGGTACAATTACCACCTTTGAGCATGCACACAACATGCGTGTGATGAAATTTAGTGTTAGTCCTGTTGTACGTGTTGCTGTTGAAGCAAAAAACCCTGCTGATCTACCAAAACTAGTTGAAGGTCTAAAGCGTCTGGCCAAGTCTGATCCCATGGTTCAG TATTTCATGTTCTAATGTATTATTGAAGAGTTGGGTGAGCATATCATTGCTGGAGCTGGTGAGTTGCATCTAGAAATTTGCCTTAAAGATCTGGAAGAAGATCATGCTTGCATTCCAATCAAG AAATCAGACCCAGTTGTATCTTATCGTGAAACAGTCAGTGAAGAGTCGAGCCAGATGTGCTTGTCCAAATCTGCCAATAAACACAACAGGCTGTATATGAAAGCTCGGCCCTTCCCCGATGGCTTGGCAGAGGACATAGACAAAGGAGAAGTCACTTCCCGTCAAGAACTGAAGCAGCGTGCCCATTACCTGGCAGAGAAATATGAGTGGGATGTTTCTGAAGTTCATAAGATCTGGTGCTTTGGACCTGATGGAACTGGTCCAAATATCTTGGTCGATATCACCAGGGGTGTCCAGTACCTAAATGAAATCAAAGACAGTGTTGTTGCTGGCTTCCAGTGGGCAACAAAAGAA GGTGTGTTGTGTGGGGAGAACATGAGGGGCATTCGTTTTGATATCCATGATGTTACTCTGCATGCCGATGCGGTCCACCGTGGTGGTGCACAAATTCTTCCCACTGTCAGAAGTGTCCTGTATGCCTCTGCTCTTACAGCACAATCCAGACTTATGGAGCCCATCTATCTTGTGGAGATCCAG TGCCCCGAACAAGTGGTTGGAGGTATCTATGGTGTGCTGAACAGGAAACGGGGCCATGTCTTTGACGAATTCCAAATGGCAGGAACCCCGATGTTTGTGGTCAAGGCTTATCTACCTGTAAATGAGTCTTTTG